One Gordonia sp. SID5947 genomic region harbors:
- a CDS encoding hydantoinase/oxoprolinase family protein — translation MRYRLGVDVGGTFTDVLLLEETSGITYRAKTPSTPADQSIGVLNGIRKVCTEAGIDLAELGQIFHGTTVATNAILQGRGARVGLVTTEGFRQVLQIARSFVPGGLAGWIIWPKPEPLAKLEHTVEVVGRIGADGVEVTALDEAQAREQLRSLADADIEALTVALINSYASDAHEKQIALWAAEELPGIPVSISSHVLPEMREYERTLTTVANSYVQPEVSRYVGNLARSLEQDGISAPLSILRSDGGLVQAAKAAEDPVSLLLSGPAGGVTGAAWFAQQAGYADFLTFDMGGTSTDVALVLGGEPRIGRETKVGDLAVRATSVDVRTVGAGGGSIAHVPELTRALRVGPQSAGADPGPAAYGSGGTEPTVTDANVVLGYLQSELAGGEVELDVEASRAAVSSIADAMGLDGVEAAAAGIVDIVNENMFGALRLVSVQQGYDPRDFALVSFGGAGPLHANALGKLTGSWPVIVPPSPGVLCAYGDATTCLREESARTFIRAFSETTDDELLGAFRELADAAAERLSAEGVAREDQTTRFQVDLRYHGQGFEIPVDLDPDVIAGGEILAGLGTAFDAEHQRLFSFLLKNEREVINLRVTVSGPRPDVAWQPLTDGGTDSSAALVRTGEVWMDGSKVSAGIYDRAKLNAGNVIEGPAVITEMDSTTLVLTGHAATVHANASLLIRPL, via the coding sequence ATGCGCTACCGATTGGGCGTCGACGTCGGCGGAACCTTCACCGATGTCCTGCTGCTGGAGGAGACTTCCGGCATCACCTACCGCGCGAAGACGCCCTCGACGCCCGCAGACCAGTCGATCGGTGTGCTGAACGGCATCCGAAAGGTGTGTACCGAAGCCGGCATCGACCTCGCCGAGCTCGGACAGATCTTCCACGGCACCACCGTGGCGACAAACGCGATCCTGCAGGGCAGAGGCGCCCGTGTCGGGCTGGTCACCACCGAGGGGTTCCGTCAGGTGCTGCAGATCGCTCGGTCGTTCGTCCCGGGTGGCCTCGCGGGCTGGATCATCTGGCCCAAACCGGAGCCGCTGGCGAAGCTCGAGCACACGGTCGAGGTGGTCGGCCGGATCGGTGCGGACGGTGTGGAGGTGACCGCGCTCGACGAGGCGCAGGCTCGTGAACAGCTGCGCAGCCTCGCCGATGCCGACATCGAGGCATTGACCGTCGCGCTCATCAATTCCTACGCCAGCGACGCGCACGAGAAACAGATAGCGCTCTGGGCGGCGGAGGAACTCCCCGGTATCCCCGTGTCGATCTCGAGCCACGTGCTGCCCGAGATGCGTGAGTACGAGCGCACTCTCACCACTGTCGCCAACAGCTATGTCCAGCCCGAGGTCTCGCGGTACGTGGGGAATCTCGCGCGATCGCTCGAACAGGACGGTATCTCGGCACCGCTGTCGATCCTGCGTAGCGACGGCGGCCTCGTCCAGGCCGCCAAGGCGGCCGAGGATCCGGTGTCGCTGCTGCTGTCGGGTCCGGCGGGAGGCGTGACGGGGGCCGCGTGGTTCGCCCAGCAGGCGGGATACGCCGACTTCCTGACCTTCGACATGGGCGGGACGTCGACGGATGTCGCGCTGGTCCTCGGAGGTGAACCACGTATCGGCCGGGAGACCAAGGTCGGCGATCTCGCGGTGCGCGCCACGAGTGTCGATGTACGAACGGTCGGCGCGGGTGGCGGGTCGATCGCGCACGTCCCGGAGTTGACACGGGCGCTGCGGGTAGGGCCACAGTCGGCAGGCGCCGACCCGGGCCCGGCGGCCTACGGCAGCGGTGGTACCGAGCCGACGGTGACGGATGCGAACGTGGTGCTCGGGTATCTGCAGAGCGAATTGGCCGGCGGCGAGGTCGAACTCGACGTCGAGGCCAGCCGTGCCGCGGTGTCGTCGATCGCCGACGCGATGGGTCTCGATGGTGTGGAAGCGGCAGCCGCGGGCATCGTCGACATCGTCAACGAGAACATGTTCGGCGCCCTGCGCCTGGTGAGTGTCCAACAGGGTTACGACCCCAGGGATTTCGCTCTCGTCTCGTTCGGCGGAGCCGGACCGCTGCACGCGAACGCGCTCGGCAAACTCACCGGCTCGTGGCCGGTGATCGTGCCGCCCTCGCCGGGTGTCCTCTGCGCATACGGCGACGCGACCACATGTCTGCGCGAGGAGAGCGCTCGCACATTCATCCGGGCCTTCTCGGAGACGACCGATGACGAACTGCTGGGGGCCTTCCGGGAACTGGCAGATGCGGCTGCAGAACGGCTCTCGGCCGAAGGTGTCGCCCGCGAGGATCAGACCACCCGGTTCCAGGTGGATCTGCGTTACCACGGACAGGGATTCGAGATCCCGGTCGACCTCGATCCAGACGTGATCGCCGGCGGTGAGATCCTCGCTGGCCTCGGAACGGCCTTCGACGCAGAACACCAGCGCCTCTTCTCCTTTCTGCTGAAGAACGAGCGTGAGGTGATCAACCTGCGTGTCACGGTGAGCGGCCCGCGCCCGGATGTTGCGTGGCAACCGCTCACCGACGGTGGTACCGACTCTTCGGCAGCGCTCGTCCGCACCGGTGAGGTGTGGATGGACGGGTCGAAGGTGTCGGCGGGAATCTACGACCGCGCCAAGCTGAACGCCGGCAACGTGATCGAGGGGCCGGCCGTGATCACCGAGATGGATTCGACGACGTTGGTGCTCACCGGCCATGCCGCCACCGTCCACGCCAACGCCAGCCTCCTCATCCGTCCGCTCTGA
- a CDS encoding isochorismatase family protein: MNDTLGSYRGSGFAGRLGPGRRPAVLAIDLAMAYLDDSSPLRAPVEDAVETAAVLIDTGRRAGVPVVFTRVSYLPGGADGGLFRRKIPSLKVFEEGSALADFVPACRPRPDDTVVTKQYASAFFGTSLASTLTAQGIDTLYICGLSTSGCVRASATDALQHGFRPLIVADACGDREASLHDANLLDLQAKYADVIGIDDAVSWLTGSADSSS; the protein is encoded by the coding sequence GTGAACGACACCCTCGGGTCGTATCGAGGATCGGGATTCGCCGGTCGTCTGGGGCCTGGGCGCCGGCCTGCGGTACTGGCGATCGACCTCGCCATGGCCTATCTCGACGACTCGTCGCCGCTGCGCGCGCCCGTCGAGGATGCTGTCGAAACCGCCGCGGTGCTCATCGACACCGGTCGTCGCGCGGGTGTCCCAGTCGTCTTCACCCGGGTGAGCTATCTGCCCGGCGGTGCCGACGGGGGCCTGTTCCGCCGAAAGATCCCGTCGCTCAAAGTGTTCGAGGAGGGGTCCGCGCTCGCGGACTTCGTGCCGGCATGTCGGCCGCGACCCGACGACACCGTGGTCACGAAGCAGTATGCGAGCGCGTTCTTCGGTACGTCGCTGGCCTCCACGCTCACGGCCCAGGGAATCGACACGCTGTACATCTGCGGGCTGTCGACCAGCGGATGCGTTCGCGCAAGCGCGACGGATGCGCTCCAGCACGGATTCCGCCCGCTGATCGTGGCGGATGCGTGTGGCGATCGGGAGGCCTCGTTACACGATGCCAATCTGCTGGATCTGCAGGCCAAATACGCGGATGTGATCGGTATCGACGACGCGGTGTCGTGGCTCACCGGGAGCGCGGACTCCTCGTCCTAG